The Nitrosomonas sp. sh817 genome includes a window with the following:
- a CDS encoding DUF2782 domain-containing protein encodes MHLHRLILILLLSIATPVIAQSEQPKQAKKPSHPENLIPLPEPPELPAELADPPPHLPDIQADPELETQVTIIKRGEDIIEEHRVNGELLMIKVIPRIGPPYYLKKNTARDYHNHPGEAGIDVSPPMWQILKF; translated from the coding sequence ATGCACCTGCATCGACTCATTCTAATCCTGCTGCTTAGCATTGCAACGCCCGTCATAGCGCAATCTGAACAGCCCAAGCAAGCGAAAAAACCGTCACACCCGGAAAACTTGATTCCCTTGCCAGAACCTCCGGAATTACCGGCGGAACTGGCAGACCCGCCGCCACATCTACCGGATATTCAAGCGGATCCTGAACTGGAAACGCAAGTAACCATCATTAAACGCGGGGAGGATATTATTGAAGAGCATCGTGTTAATGGAGAGCTACTGATGATTAAAGTCATACCGCGCATCGGCCCTCCGTATTACTTGAAAAAAAATACCGCGCGTGATTATCACAATCATCCTGGAGAAGCAGGTATTGATGTCAGTCCTCCCATGTGGCAGATATTAAAATTCTAG